In a genomic window of Candidatus Omnitrophota bacterium:
- a CDS encoding TrkH family potassium uptake protein, whose translation MILRPRLEDLKIIGFYLGKIILGLAITMFIPILIGMFFKEVNPALDFIIAIEISVLIGLLLTKICHTDKDLNWMQGMIVISLSWIAAMVLSALPLYLSGHYKSFLDACFETMSGFTTTGLTLVQDLDHLSYAHNLWRHLGPFIGGQGIAIIALSFLLKGTSGAFKMYVGEGRDERLLPNVIHTARFIWLISIIYLIIGTITLGITGICIGLKPINSFFHGACIFMAGFDTAGFAPQSQNILYYHSLIFEIITIVIMIVGSLNFNFHYQLWIGNRKETLRNIESRTFFISIMLTFFIVAIGLHQLGVYPQAIALFRKGLFQLISAHTTTGYMTVSAQQFIAEWGNLALFGLICAMALGGCICSTAGGIKMLRLGVIFKALKEDIKKIIMPEKAVVIEKFHHIKEIFLEDKIVRSALTITLAYIVLYGLGALIGMFYGYSFLESLFESTSAAANVGLSCGITNAAMPAALKITYIIQMWVGRLEFMSVFAIIGFLAAAIKGKK comes from the coding sequence ATGATCCTTAGGCCGCGCTTAGAAGATTTAAAGATTATCGGTTTTTATCTTGGGAAAATCATTTTAGGCCTTGCCATAACTATGTTTATTCCGATTTTAATCGGGATGTTTTTTAAAGAGGTAAACCCAGCACTGGATTTTATTATTGCTATCGAAATATCCGTTCTTATCGGCCTGCTACTTACTAAAATATGCCATACGGATAAAGATCTAAACTGGATGCAGGGAATGATTGTTATAAGCCTATCTTGGATTGCGGCCATGGTCTTAAGTGCGTTACCGCTATATTTAAGCGGCCATTATAAATCATTCTTGGATGCATGTTTTGAGACCATGTCAGGTTTTACTACGACGGGGCTGACTTTGGTGCAGGATTTAGACCATCTCTCTTATGCGCACAATCTCTGGAGGCATTTGGGGCCCTTTATCGGAGGCCAGGGTATCGCTATTATTGCCCTTTCTTTTTTGCTCAAAGGGACCAGCGGTGCTTTTAAAATGTATGTAGGCGAAGGCCGGGATGAAAGATTGCTCCCAAATGTTATACATACCGCCAGGTTTATTTGGTTAATCAGTATAATATATTTAATCATCGGTACCATTACTTTGGGTATAACAGGTATTTGTATCGGGCTAAAACCAATAAATTCATTTTTCCACGGCGCCTGTATTTTTATGGCAGGTTTTGATACTGCCGGCTTTGCCCCGCAATCTCAAAATATACTTTATTATCACAGCTTAATCTTTGAGATAATAACTATAGTAATCATGATCGTTGGTTCGCTAAATTTTAATTTTCATTATCAATTATGGATTGGCAATCGTAAAGAGACCCTGAGGAATATTGAAAGCCGGACATTCTTTATCAGCATTATGTTGACATTTTTTATTGTGGCTATTGGTTTACATCAGCTAGGAGTATACCCTCAGGCGATTGCATTGTTTCGCAAAGGCCTTTTCCAGCTTATTTCAGCCCATACCACCACCGGTTATATGACGGTCTCTGCCCAGCAGTTTATTGCTGAATGGGGAAATTTGGCTTTGTTTGGTTTGATCTGTGCTATGGCTTTGGGAGGCTGTATCTGCTCTACTGCCGGCGGTATAAAAATGTTGCGTTTAGGAGTTATTTTTAAAGCCCTTAAAGAAGACATAAAGAAGATTATTATGCCTGAGAAAGCAGTTGTAATCGAAAAGTTTCATCATATAAAAGAGATATTTTTAGAGGATAAGATCGTCAGGAGCGCTTTGACTATTACTTTGGCTTATATTGTTTTGTATGGTTTAGGAGCGTTGATAGGAATGTTTTACGGGTATTCTTTTTTAGAGTCACTTTTTGAATCTACATCGGCAGCAGCCAATGTAGGATTATCTTGTGGGATAACCAATGCTGCTATGCCCGCGGCGCTCAAGATTACCTATATCATACAGATGTGGGTAGGCCGTTTAGAATTCATGTCGGTATTTGCGATAATCGGATTTTTAGCGGCGGCGATTAAAGGAAAAAAATGA
- a CDS encoding NAD-binding protein yields the protein MYILIVGAGKVGYFLAKRLCQGKHTVSIIDKDRQICEEIAKELELLVINGDGCDPRMLEEAGIQRADVVAAVTGDDEDNLVICQLAKEKFGIQRTVGRVNNPDNEYAFSELGIDVPVDSTKIIAKIIEEEVSFSDFVNLMSFKRGKLAIVRVDLPSDAPVINKQLKDINLPKDAVLVSIVRGEEVILPKGDTMLKSGDDVIALTLIGNEPQLLSLLAGKL from the coding sequence ATGTACATTTTGATAGTTGGCGCAGGTAAAGTGGGTTATTTTTTGGCAAAGCGTCTTTGTCAGGGAAAACATACAGTCAGTATTATTGACAAAGACCGCCAGATTTGTGAGGAGATTGCTAAGGAACTTGAGTTGTTGGTAATTAATGGTGATGGATGCGATCCAAGGATGCTGGAAGAAGCAGGAATCCAGCGTGCTGATGTTGTGGCAGCAGTAACCGGAGATGATGAGGATAATCTGGTTATTTGCCAATTAGCCAAAGAAAAATTCGGTATCCAACGCACGGTTGGACGGGTAAATAACCCTGATAATGAGTATGCTTTTAGCGAGTTAGGTATTGATGTGCCGGTTGACTCGACAAAAATAATTGCCAAGATTATTGAAGAAGAGGTCTCATTTTCTGATTTTGTAAATCTAATGAGTTTTAAACGCGGCAAGCTGGCTATTGTACGCGTTGATCTGCCTAGCGACGCTCCAGTGATTAATAAACAGCTGAAAGATATTAATTTACCCAAGGATGCGGTATTGGTTTCCATTGTAAGGGGAGAAGAGGTGATTCTGCCCAAAGGAGACACCATGCTTAAATCTGGAGATGATGTTATCGCCTTGACTTTAATCGGCAACGAACCGCAATTGCTGAGCCTTTTAGCCGGAAAACTCTAA
- a CDS encoding TrkA family potassium uptake protein: MHVIIVGCGRVGAELAKLLSGEGHDVVVIDKSRESFNRLGDTFNGMTMVGNGFDLALLKQVGIEKADAFCAVANGDNTNLISAQVAKKIFRVPKVFARIYDPQRAHIYAALGLDIISGTMLFSAMLRDKIIESRFSSYLIESKDLGVLEIEIKDDLVGKIIQDINIPGDFIVVALRRMQGVIIPEPKTVLKDKDILMGVVKVSSLKEIREKFHLKGK, from the coding sequence ATGCATGTAATTATTGTGGGTTGTGGTAGGGTAGGAGCAGAATTAGCAAAGCTTTTATCCGGGGAAGGCCATGATGTAGTGGTGATTGATAAGTCGCGGGAATCTTTTAACCGCCTTGGCGATACCTTTAATGGGATGACTATGGTTGGCAATGGTTTTGATTTGGCCCTCCTTAAGCAGGTGGGGATTGAAAAGGCCGATGCTTTCTGCGCAGTCGCTAATGGGGATAACACCAATTTAATTAGCGCTCAAGTTGCTAAAAAGATTTTCCGCGTGCCCAAAGTTTTTGCACGTATCTATGACCCGCAGCGTGCCCATATTTACGCAGCCCTTGGCCTAGATATTATTAGCGGGACAATGTTGTTTTCGGCTATGCTCAGGGATAAGATTATTGAGAGCAGATTTTCCAGCTATCTAATTGAATCTAAGGATTTAGGAGTGCTCGAGATTGAAATCAAAGATGATTTAGTTGGAAAGATTATTCAGGATATAAATATTCCGGGAGATTTTATTGTGGTTGCCCTGCGTAGAATGCAGGGGGTTATTATACCTGAGCCTAAAACTGTCCTGAAAGATAAAGATATCTTAATGGGAGTAGTTAAAGTTTCCAGCCTTAAAGAAATCAGGGAAAAGTTCCATCTAAAAGGAAAATAA
- the rplT gene encoding 50S ribosomal protein L20 has protein sequence MAKVKHSVATRKRKKKVLKQAKGFWGDHSKQYQQAKRVLMHALKYSYRDRRNKKREIRSLWIARINAACREVGITYSAFMSGLKKSKINLDRKILADLAVRDSHAFKKLVEKSKE, from the coding sequence ATGGCAAAAGTTAAACACAGTGTAGCAACACGAAAAAGAAAAAAGAAAGTTTTAAAACAAGCGAAAGGTTTTTGGGGAGACCATAGTAAGCAATACCAGCAGGCAAAAAGGGTCCTGATGCATGCGCTTAAATATTCTTACCGGGACCGCAGGAATAAAAAACGGGAAATTCGTTCTCTTTGGATTGCGCGAATTAATGCAGCTTGTAGAGAAGTTGGGATTACCTACAGCGCATTTATGAGTGGGTTAAAGAAATCTAAAATTAACCTGGACCGTAAGATCTTGGCGGATTTAGCAGTTAGAGACAGCCATGCTTTTAAAAAACTGGTTGAAAAATCAAAAGAATAA
- the rpmI gene encoding 50S ribosomal protein L35, giving the protein MPKLKTKRGVAKRFKISKRGKVKYSPGGKSHLASSKKTKKIRNLKRRRTLAGKKEVRFIKSMLPYG; this is encoded by the coding sequence ATGCCAAAATTAAAAACAAAAAGAGGAGTAGCTAAACGCTTTAAAATTAGCAAGAGAGGCAAAGTCAAATATTCACCCGGAGGCAAGAGCCACCTGGCTTCATCTAAAAAAACAAAGAAGATCAGGAACCTCAAGAGGCGCCGGACGCTTGCCGGAAAAAAAGAAGTAAGGTTTATTAAATCCATGTTACCTTATGGATAG
- the infC gene encoding translation initiation factor IF-3 gives MRINDRISSPQIRVIGHDGGQLGVMSVQRALEIANQHELDLVEVAPAANPPVCRIIEFSKFKYDLEKKERESKKHQKQGRLKEIRLKPNIDEHDFETKVKQVISFLKKKDKVRVNLFFRGRQMEHLDLGRKVLDKFIDSTQSDGVVEKTPSLEGRIMSFVIAPK, from the coding sequence ATTAGGATTAACGACAGAATTAGTTCACCGCAGATTAGGGTTATTGGGCATGATGGGGGCCAGCTAGGAGTAATGTCTGTGCAGAGGGCGTTGGAGATTGCCAATCAACACGAGTTGGATTTGGTAGAGGTTGCTCCAGCGGCTAATCCGCCGGTCTGCCGGATTATTGAGTTTAGTAAATTTAAATATGACCTTGAGAAAAAAGAACGTGAATCAAAAAAGCACCAAAAGCAGGGGCGTTTAAAGGAAATCCGGCTCAAACCCAATATTGATGAACATGATTTCGAAACTAAGGTTAAACAAGTGATCAGCTTTTTGAAGAAAAAAGATAAAGTTAGAGTTAATCTTTTCTTCCGCGGTAGGCAGATGGAGCATTTGGATTTGGGAAGGAAGGTTTTAGATAAATTTATTGATTCGACACAGAGCGATGGAGTGGTGGAGAAAACGCCGTCACTAGAAGGAAGAATTATGTCTTTTGTGATTGCCCCAAAATAA
- the thrS gene encoding threonine--tRNA ligase has product MDLNTLRHSCSHIMAEAVKQLWPEVKLGIGPSIEDGFYYDFDKKEPFSDEDLLAIEKKMRQIIAKNEPFLHEELDKAQAIELFKKLKEDYKVSLIQDLAQEKVSIYKTGTSFLDLCRGPHIESTGQIKVFKLLSVAGAYWHGIETNPMLQRIYGTCFNSQKELDEYLKNLEEAKLRDHRKLGPQLGFFDIYHEQAGAGLVFYHPKGALLRTIIEDYEKKEHLKRGYQIVITPHIMDVALWKTSGHYEYYKENMYILNMEDSKPAKNIGGPAEKCGGEFVLKPMNCPGHILIYKSKTRSYKDLPIRFFELGTVYRREKAGVLHGLLRVRGFTQDDAHIFCLPEQLRDEIKNIIDFVFHTMKVFGFDQWGVELSTRPEKYIGSDDDWKKATDALEDALKERGISYEINQGDGAFYGPKIDIKLKDALKRTWQCATIQCDFALPKRFDLAYVDADGKEKQPIMLHRVLLGSLERFIGALIEHYKGELPLWLSPVQVLLIPIKETVIPYAQTVKNKLESNNIRVEIDTRNETLDKKIREAELNKTPYSLIIGEREAKQEQVSVRKKGSGQQGVVAIDKFIEELINRIQEHK; this is encoded by the coding sequence ATGGACTTAAATACACTAAGACATTCCTGTTCGCACATTATGGCTGAAGCTGTAAAACAATTATGGCCGGAAGTTAAATTAGGCATAGGCCCTTCTATTGAGGACGGCTTTTACTATGATTTTGACAAAAAAGAACCATTTAGCGACGAGGATTTGTTGGCGATTGAAAAGAAGATGCGCCAGATTATTGCCAAAAATGAGCCATTCTTGCATGAAGAATTAGATAAGGCCCAAGCAATTGAGTTATTTAAAAAATTAAAAGAGGATTATAAGGTTTCGCTTATTCAGGATTTAGCGCAGGAAAAAGTTTCTATTTATAAAACTGGTACCTCTTTTCTTGATTTATGCCGCGGCCCACATATAGAATCTACCGGCCAGATTAAGGTTTTCAAATTACTATCGGTTGCCGGTGCCTATTGGCATGGGATTGAAACTAATCCTATGCTTCAGAGAATTTATGGGACATGTTTTAATTCTCAAAAAGAGCTGGATGAGTATTTAAAAAATTTAGAGGAAGCAAAATTACGTGACCATAGAAAATTAGGCCCTCAATTAGGATTCTTTGATATTTACCATGAGCAGGCAGGGGCCGGATTAGTATTTTATCATCCTAAGGGGGCGCTTTTGCGCACAATCATTGAAGATTATGAAAAGAAAGAACATTTAAAACGTGGTTATCAAATCGTAATTACTCCGCACATTATGGATGTTGCGCTTTGGAAGACCAGCGGGCACTACGAATATTACAAAGAGAATATGTATATCCTCAACATGGAGGATAGCAAGCCCGCCAAAAACATTGGCGGGCCCGCCGAGAAGTGTGGCGGGGAATTTGTTTTAAAACCGATGAATTGCCCGGGGCATATCTTGATTTATAAATCAAAAACTAGAAGTTATAAAGATTTGCCCATACGATTCTTTGAGCTAGGTACGGTTTATCGCCGGGAAAAAGCTGGTGTCTTGCACGGGTTATTACGTGTGCGCGGATTTACTCAGGATGATGCGCATATTTTTTGTTTGCCTGAGCAGCTCAGAGATGAAATAAAGAACATCATTGATTTTGTTTTTCACACAATGAAGGTTTTTGGTTTTGATCAGTGGGGAGTAGAGTTAAGTACACGTCCGGAAAAATATATCGGTTCAGATGATGACTGGAAAAAGGCCACAGATGCGCTAGAGGATGCCCTAAAAGAAAGAGGGATATCTTATGAGATTAATCAAGGAGATGGTGCATTTTACGGACCGAAGATTGATATTAAATTAAAAGATGCGCTTAAGAGAACTTGGCAGTGCGCGACTATCCAATGTGATTTTGCTCTTCCTAAAAGATTTGATTTGGCCTATGTTGATGCCGATGGAAAAGAAAAACAGCCGATTATGCTGCACCGTGTGCTGTTGGGCAGCTTAGAGCGTTTTATCGGGGCCCTGATTGAACATTACAAGGGAGAGTTGCCTTTATGGCTTAGTCCAGTCCAAGTTTTGTTAATTCCGATTAAAGAAACAGTTATTCCTTATGCTCAGACAGTAAAGAATAAGTTGGAAAGTAATAATATACGCGTGGAGATAGATACACGTAATGAAACTCTGGATAAAAAAATCCGCGAAGCCGAGCTAAATAAAACTCCTTATTCTTTAATTATAGGAGAGCGTGAAGCAAAACAGGAACAGGTAAGCGTGCGTAAAAAAGGAAGCGGCCAGCAGGGCGTGGTGGCAATAGATAAATTTATTGAGGAATTAATTAACCGGATTCAGGAACATAAATAG
- a CDS encoding LAGLIDADG family homing endonuclease: MLAHRKELKIEGANLWYLVGLITSDGCLSRDGRHIDITSKDAEFLEKIKSGFSLVNKIGVKNKGRINQSYHLQIANISFYEFLLSVGLTPKKSLTLGAIKIPRQYFPDFLRGVIDGDGCIRHWIHPTNKREQWSLRIYSGSAEFMAWLDNKVERLLKVCGKRHKNAANTRVLKYGKMAARKIAECCYYKGCFGLERKIKLANECLGSDYGWSKSKTILN; encoded by the coding sequence ATGCTAGCACACAGAAAAGAATTAAAAATTGAAGGAGCAAATCTTTGGTATTTAGTTGGTTTGATTACCAGTGATGGCTGTTTATCAAGAGATGGCAGACATATTGATATAACCTCAAAAGACGCAGAGTTTTTAGAGAAGATTAAATCGGGTTTTAGTTTAGTGAATAAGATAGGCGTGAAAAATAAAGGTAGGATTAATCAATCTTACCATTTGCAAATTGCGAATATAAGTTTTTATGAATTTTTGTTATCTGTCGGGCTTACGCCAAAAAAATCATTGACGCTGGGTGCGATAAAAATACCAAGGCAATATTTTCCTGATTTTTTAAGAGGTGTTATTGATGGCGATGGTTGTATTCGTCATTGGATACATCCGACTAATAAGAGAGAACAATGGAGTTTAAGGATTTATTCTGGCTCTGCAGAGTTTATGGCTTGGCTGGATAATAAAGTAGAGCGATTATTAAAAGTTTGCGGTAAAAGACATAAGAATGCAGCTAATACCCGGGTATTAAAATATGGTAAAATGGCCGCTAGAAAAATTGCTGAATGCTGTTATTATAAAGGTTGTTTTGGGTTAGAAAGAAAAATAAAATTGGCTAATGAATGTTTGGGTTCAGATTACGGTTGGAGCAAAAGCAAAACGATTCTTAATTAA
- a CDS encoding flavoprotein — MAKAAKNIILGVTASIAIYKACDLVRLLRKSGFNVCVVMTKEAEELIKPIVFQSLSGNRVYRGGIFEEQETWEIEHISLAGKADLILIAPATANIIAKLACGICDDLLTCTVCATKSKVLIAPAMNENMYKNKITQSNIAKLKSCGYKFIAPTRGLLACGAVGIGCLAETEEIVRQVKNIL; from the coding sequence ATGGCCAAAGCTGCAAAGAATATTATTTTAGGCGTAACTGCCAGTATTGCTATTTATAAGGCTTGTGATTTAGTACGCCTGCTTAGAAAAAGCGGATTTAATGTTTGCGTGGTGATGACTAAAGAGGCAGAAGAATTAATTAAGCCGATTGTTTTCCAGAGCTTAAGCGGCAACCGCGTTTATCGGGGGGGAATTTTCGAAGAGCAGGAAACCTGGGAGATTGAACATATCTCTTTGGCAGGAAAAGCGGATTTAATTTTAATTGCCCCGGCAACCGCCAATATCATTGCAAAACTTGCCTGTGGTATTTGTGACGATCTTTTAACCTGCACGGTTTGTGCAACCAAGTCAAAAGTTTTAATCGCACCGGCAATGAATGAGAATATGTATAAAAATAAAATTACTCAAAGCAATATCGCAAAATTAAAATCCTGTGGCTATAAATTTATTGCTCCGACTAGAGGCCTGCTTGCATGTGGAGCAGTGGGGATAGGTTGTTTAGCAGAGACTGAAGAAATCGTAAGGCAGGTAAAAAATATATTATAG
- the rpoZ gene encoding DNA-directed RNA polymerase subunit omega — MGYEGREKLLDKSMGSIYKLVILASKRALEIAEGQPKLVADDASVKPSTVALHEIAAGRIEARKTKEKE, encoded by the coding sequence ATGGGTTATGAGGGAAGGGAAAAACTTTTAGATAAGAGTATGGGGTCAATTTATAAATTGGTAATTTTGGCATCCAAAAGGGCTTTGGAGATTGCCGAAGGCCAGCCAAAATTAGTTGCAGATGATGCTTCTGTAAAGCCTTCTACTGTAGCTTTACATGAAATCGCAGCTGGCAGGATCGAAGCCAGGAAAACAAAGGAAAAAGAGTAA
- the gmk gene encoding guanylate kinase, with product MKAEKIKNKPGKIFIICGPSGSGKTTLLSCLIKDRKIAKLLVKSCSVTTRPKRSREKEGKDYFFVTQDQFRQLLRAKKILEWTRYLGYYYGTPRGPLESQINVGKNIGLCLDLKGAAILKKLYPKNTVRVFVLPPSLDVLKARIQSRCSKTNKKEVAWRIRLAAKELLAARRFDYCILNQNLEIALEELKDIFLQEIRI from the coding sequence GTGAAAGCCGAAAAAATAAAAAATAAACCGGGGAAAATTTTTATTATCTGCGGGCCTTCGGGTTCAGGCAAAACCACCCTTCTGAGCTGTTTAATCAAAGACAGAAAAATCGCTAAGCTGCTTGTAAAATCATGTTCAGTTACCACCCGTCCCAAGCGTTCTAGGGAAAAGGAGGGTAAGGACTATTTTTTTGTTACCCAAGATCAGTTTCGGCAGCTGTTAAGGGCAAAAAAAATTCTTGAATGGACCAGGTATTTGGGCTATTATTACGGAACGCCTAGGGGGCCATTAGAAAGCCAGATTAACGTTGGTAAGAATATTGGTTTATGTTTAGATCTTAAGGGCGCCGCGATTCTTAAGAAATTATATCCTAAGAATACGGTAAGGGTTTTTGTTTTGCCTCCTTCGCTTGATGTGCTTAAAGCTAGGATCCAAAGCCGTTGCAGTAAGACTAATAAAAAAGAAGTAGCTTGGCGTATACGTCTGGCGGCTAAAGAATTATTAGCTGCGCGCCGATTCGATTATTGTATTTTGAATCAAAACTTAGAAATTGCACTCGAAGAATTAAAAGATATATTTTTACAAGAAATTCGCATTTAA
- a CDS encoding YicC family protein, translated as MKKIISSMTGFGSHEIEIDVIGRISVELRCTNHKFLESVFNLPEGLISLEDKLKKEIESQIRRGRVYCAINIKDQVIHGIFVNRKLLKNYLHELNGIKKEFKIKDGLTLDSLIRLPGILSLKESRPTGSHIWDKLKPVFLQALMNLLKARQKEGAALASLLKSRSELLNKDVLFVKQRFTVAIKNRIKKIQTPEERLAFQKGADIAEEIDRLHFHIKNFQHKIASGGSVGKELDFITQEMQREANTLAAKSFDLVISGRAVQMKSQIEKIREQVQNIE; from the coding sequence ATGAAAAAAATAATCAGCAGCATGACTGGCTTTGGTAGTCATGAAATAGAGATTGATGTTATCGGAAGAATCAGTGTGGAATTAAGGTGCACCAACCATAAATTTTTAGAATCCGTTTTTAATTTACCGGAAGGCTTAATTTCTTTAGAGGACAAACTAAAGAAAGAAATCGAAAGTCAAATCAGGCGGGGAAGGGTTTATTGCGCTATAAACATAAAAGACCAGGTTATCCATGGTATATTTGTAAACCGCAAGCTACTTAAAAATTATTTACATGAGCTAAATGGCATAAAGAAGGAGTTTAAAATCAAGGATGGTTTAACCCTTGATTCATTAATTCGCCTACCCGGAATTTTATCGCTTAAAGAAAGCCGGCCTACAGGAAGCCATATTTGGGATAAGCTTAAACCCGTTTTTTTGCAGGCACTTATGAATTTATTGAAGGCCCGTCAGAAAGAAGGGGCAGCCTTGGCAAGTTTATTAAAGAGTAGAAGTGAATTGCTTAATAAAGATGTGCTTTTTGTCAAACAGCGTTTTACAGTGGCGATAAAGAATAGGATTAAGAAAATTCAAACGCCTGAAGAACGCCTGGCTTTTCAAAAAGGCGCCGATATTGCTGAAGAGATAGACCGTTTGCATTTCCATATTAAGAATTTCCAGCATAAAATTGCAAGTGGCGGTTCTGTTGGCAAGGAATTGGATTTTATTACACAAGAGATGCAGAGGGAGGCTAATACTTTGGCGGCAAAGTCATTTGATTTGGTAATTTCTGGACGTGCCGTGCAGATGAAAAGCCAGATTGAGAAGATTCGCGAACAGGTGCAAAATATCGAGTAG
- a CDS encoding nucleoside-diphosphate kinase codes for MEQAVLILIKPDGLKKSLTGNILTRLSETKLEIVAAKMVRVSKALAQEHYQHLKDKPFFGEIIQYLQGEFHDRKKVMALVYWGIDAIKKCRDLAGATNPEEAESTSIRGSYGRITTSGIYENVIHVSSNDSEAQREIKLWFDPDEIIVDLYPVKDVIQKEVERKVWA; via the coding sequence ATGGAACAAGCAGTCTTAATATTAATTAAGCCCGATGGGTTGAAAAAATCTTTGACCGGTAATATTCTTACGCGTTTATCCGAGACAAAACTTGAAATTGTTGCTGCAAAAATGGTGCGTGTATCAAAGGCTTTAGCGCAAGAGCATTATCAGCATTTAAAAGATAAGCCTTTTTTTGGCGAGATTATTCAATATCTGCAAGGGGAGTTCCATGACCGCAAAAAAGTTATGGCTCTAGTTTATTGGGGGATTGATGCAATAAAAAAATGCCGGGATTTGGCCGGCGCTACCAATCCGGAGGAGGCGGAATCAACATCTATCCGTGGCTCTTATGGGAGAATTACGACCAGCGGAATATATGAAAATGTAATCCATGTTTCATCAAATGATTCTGAAGCACAAAGGGAGATTAAGCTTTGGTTTGATCCAGATGAGATTATTGTTGACCTTTATCCTGTAAAAGATGTAATACAAAAAGAAGTTGAGAGGAAGGTTTGGGCATGA
- a CDS encoding ParB/RepB/Spo0J family partition protein has protein sequence MERRALGKGLGALIPEKVVDATTRKEEIIYVQSGQIKPNPFQPREDFDQQSIEELAQSIKEKGVIQPLLVRQRGDNYELIAGERRFRASSLLGLKEIPVIVREVSDQDSLELALIENIQREGLNPIEEAHAYQHLIDKFQVTQEKISEVLGKARVSITNTLRLLKLPHEIQGEMKKGRISFAHGRALLEIEDENQQRRLAQDTIAKGLSVRELENLIKSKRPSSIKRSIGQGTREPLVAILEEQLQHALATKVRISKRKKRGHINIEFYSQEDLERIVGVIKGGK, from the coding sequence ATGGAGAGAAGAGCTTTAGGAAAGGGTTTGGGTGCATTAATACCTGAGAAGGTGGTTGATGCTACAACACGTAAAGAAGAGATTATTTATGTCCAGTCTGGACAAATAAAACCTAATCCTTTTCAGCCGCGTGAAGATTTTGATCAGCAAAGCATTGAAGAGCTGGCGCAATCAATCAAAGAGAAAGGTGTTATTCAGCCGCTTTTGGTTAGGCAAAGAGGTGACAATTATGAATTGATTGCCGGAGAAAGAAGATTTCGCGCCTCTAGTTTGCTGGGATTAAAAGAGATACCAGTTATTGTTAGAGAGGTCAGCGACCAGGATTCTCTTGAATTAGCTTTGATTGAAAATATCCAGAGGGAAGGATTAAATCCCATTGAAGAAGCGCATGCTTATCAACACTTAATTGATAAATTCCAAGTTACTCAGGAAAAAATCAGTGAAGTTTTAGGTAAAGCAAGAGTGTCCATTACTAACACTTTACGCCTGCTTAAACTTCCTCATGAAATTCAGGGGGAGATGAAAAAGGGCCGGATTAGTTTTGCACACGGTAGGGCATTACTTGAGATTGAGGACGAGAACCAACAGCGAAGGCTTGCGCAGGATACCATTGCCAAGGGGCTCTCGGTGCGCGAGCTGGAGAATCTGATAAAAAGTAAACGGCCTAGCTCAATAAAAAGAAGTATCGGTCAAGGCACTCGTGAACCGCTTGTGGCAATTCTTGAAGAACAGCTTCAACATGCCTTGGCCACTAAGGTCAGGATAAGTAAAAGAAAAAAACGCGGGCATATCAATATCGAATTTTATTCGCAGGAAGATTTAGAACGCATAGTTGGTGTTATTAAAGGAGGAAAATAA